In the Bacillus shivajii genome, one interval contains:
- a CDS encoding cyclase family protein, with product MKMYDITTPIYEGMPVYKNKEEKQPKVESTTNAHVTESRLSLDVHTGTHIDAPLHMINDGETFETLDIDDLVGSSKVIDLTNVEGGITKDHLQSFDIEKGDFILIKTKNSFDEEFNFEFIYLAESGAKYLAEKEIRGVGIDALGVERAQEGHPTHKTLFGSNIIVIEGLELKEVPEGSYFMVAAPIKLVGTDASPARVLLFEGMNG from the coding sequence ATGAAAATGTATGATATTACAACACCAATTTATGAAGGAATGCCTGTTTATAAAAATAAGGAAGAGAAACAGCCAAAAGTTGAATCTACGACAAACGCTCACGTTACTGAGTCGAGACTTTCATTAGATGTTCACACTGGTACGCATATTGACGCACCACTACATATGATTAATGATGGAGAAACCTTTGAAACGCTAGATATCGATGACTTAGTCGGGTCTAGTAAAGTGATTGATTTAACAAATGTTGAAGGTGGGATCACGAAAGATCACTTGCAAAGCTTTGACATTGAAAAAGGTGACTTCATCCTAATCAAGACGAAAAATTCCTTCGATGAAGAATTTAATTTTGAATTTATTTATTTAGCCGAATCTGGAGCAAAATATTTAGCTGAAAAAGAAATTCGTGGGGTTGGAATTGATGCTCTTGGTGTCGAACGCGCTCAAGAAGGTCATCCGACACACAAAACTTTATTCGGAAGCAACATCATTGTCATCGAAGGGTTAGAGCTGAAAGAGGTTCCTGAAGGTAGTTACTTTATGGTTGCAGCACCAATAAAGTTAGTTGGTACAGATGCTTCCCCTGCTCGTGTCCTTTTATTCGAAGGCATGAATGGTTAA
- the gndA gene encoding NADP-dependent phosphogluconate dehydrogenase yields the protein MPKQQIGVVGVGVMGKSLALNFESKGFSVAIYDLSKETVDEVLRTNEGKNFVGTNNVEEFINSLEKPRKILLMVNAGEITDKAIESLLPYLDEGDILIDGGNTYYEDTIRRNKYLGTKGINFIGAGVSGGEEGALKGPAIMPGGQKDAYEKVQDMLEEISAKVNDEPCCRYIGPDGAGHYVKMVHNGIEYGDMQLICEAYFLLKNILGVNAGELHEIFAEWNQGELDSYLIEITADIFTKVDPETNKPLVDVILDTAGQKGTGKWTSVSALDLGVPLPLITESVFARFLSALKEERVHASSILKGPERPELTVEKKDVIEAVRKALYMSKICSYAQGLSQLKAASDEYDWDLDVGGIAMIWRGGCIIRAGFLQNIKEAYDRDENLPNLLLDPYFQEIVESYQGALRDVISLAAQHGVPVPAFSAALSYYDSYRTATLPANLLQAQRDYFGAHTYKRIDKEGTFHTNWLEK from the coding sequence ATGCCAAAACAACAAATTGGAGTTGTCGGTGTTGGAGTAATGGGGAAGAGTCTAGCTTTAAATTTTGAAAGTAAAGGCTTTTCTGTTGCGATATATGACCTTTCAAAAGAGACAGTTGATGAGGTTTTACGCACAAACGAAGGTAAAAATTTCGTAGGAACGAATAATGTTGAAGAATTTATTAACTCATTGGAGAAACCTAGAAAAATATTATTAATGGTAAACGCAGGTGAGATCACTGATAAAGCGATTGAATCGTTATTACCTTATTTGGATGAAGGAGACATCTTAATTGATGGCGGGAATACATATTATGAAGATACGATTCGCCGTAATAAGTACTTAGGCACAAAAGGTATTAACTTTATTGGTGCAGGAGTTTCCGGAGGAGAAGAAGGTGCCTTAAAAGGTCCTGCTATTATGCCTGGTGGACAAAAAGATGCCTATGAAAAAGTGCAAGATATGCTTGAAGAAATTTCAGCAAAAGTAAATGATGAACCGTGTTGCCGATACATCGGCCCAGATGGAGCAGGCCATTATGTGAAAATGGTGCATAACGGTATTGAATACGGAGATATGCAATTAATTTGTGAAGCGTATTTCTTGTTGAAGAATATATTAGGTGTTAATGCCGGCGAACTTCATGAAATTTTTGCCGAGTGGAATCAAGGCGAATTAGACAGTTATTTAATTGAGATCACGGCTGATATTTTTACAAAGGTTGATCCAGAAACGAATAAGCCTTTAGTCGATGTTATTTTAGATACTGCCGGACAAAAGGGAACAGGAAAATGGACGAGCGTCAGCGCCCTTGACCTTGGCGTACCACTGCCACTCATTACTGAATCTGTCTTTGCTCGTTTCTTGTCTGCGTTAAAAGAAGAACGAGTGCATGCGAGCTCAATTTTAAAAGGCCCTGAAAGACCAGAGCTTACAGTTGAGAAAAAAGATGTAATCGAAGCAGTTCGAAAGGCGTTATATATGAGTAAAATTTGCTCATATGCTCAAGGCTTGTCTCAATTAAAAGCGGCATCAGATGAGTACGATTGGGACTTGGATGTTGGCGGTATCGCAATGATTTGGAGAGGTGGATGTATCATTCGTGCTGGCTTTTTACAAAACATTAAAGAAGCATATGACAGAGATGAAAATTTACCGAACCTGTTATTAGACCCTTATTTCCAAGAGATTGTTGAATCTTATCAAGGAGCGTTACGTGATGTCATTTCTCTTGCTGCTCAGCACGGTGTACCTGTACCGGCATTTTCAGCAGCACTTTCTTACTATGACAGCTACCGTACAGCAACATTACCAGCGAACCTTCTTCAAGCACAGCGCGACTATTTTGGAGCACATACGTATAAACGAATTGATAAAGAAGGTACGTTCCATACAAACTGGTTAGAAAAGTAA